The genomic DNA ACTTTTGCACATTAACtcgatatatttaatttagcatCTTCGGTTAAACTTAACAGATAAgtcagatatacttgtatgtcatttgaggattattttaatataattttaaacttttttatttatcacgATTTCGCGAATAATGAACTCTTCGAAAATTGaactctttcgcaacatttttatactcttgcaatatgttgcagCCGTTTGTatcactaaaactaatcgagattatatataaatgaacaggatgACGAGatttgaattccgagtgacttgGCACCCAAGAGAGGATGGTATTGGGATGGGagaaatcggaccactgccacgtccctaaaacgccattaaacaaaAACCTTTACAatttcataactaagcactaaatttagATACAAAACGATAATGGGATGGGGTAAACCAAGCTTCTTGAGAAGAAGTAATTTTAGCATCTCTTCAAAATctgtgaaaatggataaaatcagataataaccacggcCACTCCCCATATATCGGTTATAATGAAAACAACTAAAAGTGGGATAACTCACTGGATAAATGCTCCGGAAGCATTGAATTTCACAACCATGATGGTGTGGAAAAGCTTCATAGGAGTAGTtataaaaattagacaatgttcgtggcaccgcccacctttaggtgaaattttATATCTCAGGAAtaacttgaccgatttcaactagATTCGGTGTGTGAGGTTACTAAAATATTCTGAATACGTACTGTGAAATCGGATAAAAGCCACGCCCACTTCTAATACATCGgactttaaattccatcggattccttcactttacagtatacaaatcagaCATTAATTAAGTTGTCAGAGTAAAACTTTGTGCAATTAGTGCTCTCCAGGTATTTCATCCTACGTCGCgacaatacttcccttagctccaTATagctaacataaatatttttgaacttccggttcATTTTAAACCGCAtctatcagtcaatatgtaagaaagcttacagaaattcagaaagaatatttttctaataacggtgtaTCCTTTTAccttaaatggatgaaatcacggcgatactttccCGAGTTTGATAGAATAGGTTCTTCCTTAAttgtttaatatgaagttttgccaacacatgaaggtatttccccagatttgattcttgcaagttgcaagagtatggaatgttcggttatacccgaacatagcattttcttacttgtttttaagaTATGTCATGGGATTATTATGTAACatctttttagcaaaaaaaaaatgtgtgtggCGACAGTACCATATACTTGCGTAGAGTACAATACTTTTGTGGGTATTCGTGATATACAGTTTGTGATATACGTTACCGTGCAAAGTAAATTCTTGAAGAACTGAAAGGCATCATTACTACCCTATTAAAACAGTTTCCATATAGTATCTCATTAAGATTTTTAGATTATCTTATCGATTTGGTGAAAATATCCCATTTCTTCACTATAAAAAAATCAATGGAATCCTGTTAAAATTACGCTTACTACTAAAGCTTCACCACAGTAATATTCCAATAGGTTCTTTCTCTGTTATACGAtcggaaatttttatataatattttttcttttgaaatttttattacttaagaGTCACATCTTACTATGACTTTGAATGTGATATTATCAACACTACACAATTGAATCCGTTGTACTTTCGTTAATAAAAGATATAGgaagtaatatattatataatagaaaataaatggtACCTGTGGTGATGAAAAATATTGAGTACTAGCAACAGACCCTCTAATTGAAACAAATAACTCTAAGCATTTCCTTACTCTTCTTGGAAATGAAGTGGACATGAATGAAATAGCTAACCATTTATATCACgttcaaacacacatacaagtataatcgtTGTCGGTAAGGATGGCTGTATGTTTGTAAGTTAAGGTATGAGTAGTATAtgcatgaaaataaattaaaataacgcTGCGCAGTTGGGCGCCGAGTTTATAAAAAGCGCCAAGCGCATTGGTATCGCAAAACATTTACGTGTCAAACGTGCGCTTGGTAAGAGATCGTCTTGcgatatttcttaaaatagcTTAAAAGTGTGGCGCAAACTGAAACTGATAttataactttaaaatattccgaggctttgttgtaataaaataaatacaaatgataAACAAAACTATAAGTATAGACATCTGTAGTGGAGTGCTTTTCAAGgaacatatatagatatatatagatatacatataatttattattttttagtaaaaaagttaaaaaattgcttgtgtgaaaaatttactaataaaaaatcaagtttttaatGAAACgaatatattaataaacaatCTAAATTCTTTATTGCAGTTCCAGACAACTGATATAAACAGCAATAATCTATAAAATGAAAACCCTCATTGTGTTTAGCATTCTAATGGCTTTCGCATTGGCCCATCCTCAACGTGAAGGTGCAGCCTATACTAACGAAGCCATTCGACAAGCACAACTGACTTTTCTCATACCAAAAGATGCGCAAATTCAAAATGTGCAAGAGGGTATTGAACTAGGCGCATACGAGGCGATTCCCGGCAATCAGCGGATTAATCTATTCGAGATCCTCGGCGATCAAGTGCCATCGGAAGTTATAAACAACCTTCAATCGCAAGTCGATCAGATTGGTAGGAATAAGTGAACTGGGATGCACCATACAAGGATGGTTAactaagttttaattaaattaatttttgtgtttttttgaaaaatgtatatttctgacaatttttgctgaaatagttgttttagtttatttaaaaatacaaagatACTTAAACTAACTTAAGTTagctttcaatttttaattatcgtTAGTTTCTGAACATGCAGACAAAGCGCAAAAGTGAAAGCTGTAAACTTCATTTGACGTTGTCAATTGTCGCCAAGAAGATCGCATTATACTCCACCTAATAAGCGCGTTAATTATGGCATTTTAACTTATTTCCTTCTTTCTATCGTGGtaggtgtatgtatatgtgtatggtatatatgaatgtatacatCATGATAAGTAGATACATGTTTCTAATTCCGCTTTCACTTTGTCTCTGTTGAACGTGATCATGAAGTTAATTTGCGTTGTCTAAAGAAATTCAATACAAACACAAGTGGCAGCGATGTAATCCAAAAGAGAAGGGCAGTCATGGGGGCGAAGCAGCTGTTGTACTCTCACTGCATGTTAATTATCCACCTCGTAAGCACTAAATTTCATTGCAAATGAgtagatatgtgtgtatacTTGGTTGGCTGATTGTGCCATACGTATGTAAGTAATGTAATAGATATAAAAACGAGATTGTAAAActtatcaatatattttattatctaaTACAATATATAGGCGCCACcttatgaaatttatattttgctagACATATCAATAGTAAAGGGTGTtgtttttagaggtatagaactttaaattgcaataaaacaacgatggatgattttattgacatgaattttatttatccgaaagataatcttgtggcattacattttaaatttgatttctgGCATacgaccgccacggctggcttgGGTGTAGTCCAAACTGGACGTTCAATTTTggttgactttttccaacatttgtgaccgtatatcggcaataacacatGGACCATAGACCAATggctttacataaccccacaaaaagtagtctagcggtgttaaatcacaagatcttggaggccaattcacaggtccaaaacgtgaaattaggcggcaGTCACTAatcgtgtctttcaataaatcgattatgGCACGAGCCGTGTGACAtcttgcgccgtcttgttggaaccacagctccttgacatcatggttgttcaattcaggaatgaaaaaattagtaatcatggctatataccgatcaccattgactgtaacgatctggccatcatcgtttttgaagaagtacggaccaatgattccaccacgACAttcacttgaggattagcttcacttcaaatgcggcagttttgtttgttgacctatccattcaaccagaagtacgcttcatcgcatcatacgataaaatgaacgttgtgcgcgatacgtattccgcacagaaccattattttcgaaataaaattgcactaatTGCAAGCTTTGTTCAGGCGTgagcattgtataaatctacaagtaaccaatcctaagattttcactaatacacacgcaaaaatgttcCACTCggtacgggttgcctacttatattctactactaaaacgtccaaatgacacaaatctgctatagtgtgttgccgtgttaagttttaaaatttataactttaagaatgtttttattacatattcaaatatttttcggttgttatAATTCGTaagtatttaatttacatagtattatttaaattattatttattgtattgaaatattatttaatgtttccaattttatcaaaaatattattgtgatCGGTAATGCGCCTATcttgcaacctcagaggtggtgaggaaaagcaataaatatataaaatctatttGTTTTGATAATATTCCTGacagttttcattattatttccattacaaatacatgttcataaacaaattgttaaactttatccttttatttaaaactctatgtcaaaaaaggcatattcgatcaggtgaccacagctgtttcacacacataggaaaacagctgattctttggttacttgtagTCTTATACAATGTGTGTGAGGcttttcatgatgaattgccaagccaaactgagaataaatcaggtgacagctgttaaatcggtcgccatcttgaacagtaatgccaacttaaagttctatacctagAAAAAAAACACCTTTATATCtggatataaaatatgtatacatatatttatattttctttgtgccatttttgtttgtgtgttaaTTATTACCTGATGCGTGCGCATGTTGCGTAACAGAATATACAGCTAAATTTCGCTTTACGCTAAAGCCATTAAAGTTTCCAGTAATTCGTCTCTTTTTATATGTCTGCTTATTTGCGCATTCGTTGTCGACATAATTAATATTGTTGCCCTTCTGTAAATCTATAATAGTTTAGTTGTATCATTATTAGCAGATTTTGTCATTTACTATTGTTATTgtgatatatttatgtgtacgtAAAGTTGATCTATATCTTTAACATTCATATATAGTAGAAGTTAATGCTCCTTTCATGTTTGAGATAAACAATTGTTTTTACATTGTCAATTTCCACTTATAACATGTTTCGCAGAGTATGAGGGTGTTGTTTCCTACAACTAATCGAGATACAggtcttttattaaaatgataAAAGTATGATGAGACGAAATGTATTCTTGCCTGTCTGGCCATTCGTCTGTCCGCTCAAGCGATAAtttgatgaaaaatttaaatatcttaataAATCTTTGTACATGTGTACACTGGCAATCCAAAGAGAGTGGCATTGCAGATGTGTAAAAtagtaaatgtaaataataaacgaTTTTAAGCTAATCTAACTCGAATTTTATAGTAGTGTACAGTCGGGAGGgtaatgtttaatttaaaagttgtgCATACTAATTAAGCTCTATTAACCAAATTTAACGGGAACATTAACCATAGCACCTTACGTAAAACTGTTATATTTGAAATACTAGTCGGGTACCCATCCCTTGGTTACCATGTGACGGCCCTTCTAGATTTAGTGTGAATGAAATCCGTTGAAATTAAAGAATCCATAACAGTAATGTTGTTTACTATTTATAGATTAACGTTTGTTTgatgatattttatatttagttgatcattaactaattttattttcacctgcagtttaaaattgaaatttgctgCTCTGATGTCTTATGATGAGCCATGGTTGATGTGATGAAGATTCTATCCAAGTCAATGCCAAGATAAGTTGATCAAATGCTTCAGCTGTGCCATCCGCAAAAGTGGATGTCAATCCATTTTTAGCTGTTGATATATCTGCTGTGAATAAGACATATAGAGTTGGCTCTTGCGCAATGCCCTGAGATACACCAGCCCTGGATAAGGTTAAATCGTGCAAAAACAGGAatgcttttgtgaattttttgtgaCGACACAGTTAAAAGCACTTTATTACAGACAATGGtactttaaattataaaattctaaGATATTGTATAAAAGTTTTTATGcagaagtattaaaaaatacggCAATGGCAGCAATTATTCAGACAAGTAAAAATAAAGACAAGTATATAATCAAGaaatgtgtacgtatgtatgttatatgtaaTTATGGTGGATGATAAAGCTTCAGTACTaaggtatatacaatacattaagCCTATTAGAAGTCGAGttacttttacaaaaattttttaatcgtaGATGCCTACCGTGATCCCTTGTAACatattgtgagagtataaaattcaatttcaatatacatatattaggtaaagtaaaaagttcgttcgggtttttattgatttttcaaaagatgataactttgtgtgcatttgtccgatttaagtcaaatatgtgccgttttgttcataaacttgttgccaacgataTGCCAACTATATTATACCCTTCTcctagaaggctgcgtccctattggcaaaaaactcggagagccgaTTTTCACAGGccgcgcgttcgccatggacaggaaaagatggtaatcacttggtgccaggtccggactataatgtgggtgcattaggatctcccatccgagctcccggagcttctggcgcgtcaccaaagacgcgtgtgacctggcgttgtcctgatggaacacaattcggcctctgttgatcaaagatggcctcttttGGATGAGttctgccttcaagcggtccagttgttggcagaagagggccgaattgagcgtttggccataggggagcagctcgtagtagatgattccttgccaatcccaccaaacacacagcaaaaccttcctggccgtca from Bactrocera oleae isolate idBacOlea1 chromosome 3, idBacOlea1, whole genome shotgun sequence includes the following:
- the LOC106622251 gene encoding uncharacterized protein; protein product: MKTLIVFSILMAFALAHPQREGAAYTNEAIRQAQLTFLIPKDAQIQNVQEGIELGAYEAIPGNQRINLFEILGDQVPSEVINNLQSQVDQIGRNK